In the Syntrophales bacterium genome, one interval contains:
- the secE gene encoding preprotein translocase subunit SecE: MDKVKEAFEKVKVFLAEAKAEFKKVTWPTPKQALASTSVVLVVVVVMSLFLGLVDFGLVKVLRLILG; the protein is encoded by the coding sequence ATGGATAAAGTGAAGGAGGCTTTCGAGAAGGTCAAGGTTTTCCTTGCGGAGGCCAAGGCGGAGTTCAAGAAGGTTACATGGCCGACCCCGAAGCAGGCATTGGCATCCACTTCTGTCGTGCTTGTGGTAGTGGTTGTCATGTCCCTGTTTCTCGGGCTGGTGGATTTCGGCCTGGTCAAAGTCCTGCGGCTCATATTGGGTTGA